Part of the Stigmatopora argus isolate UIUO_Sarg chromosome 3, RoL_Sarg_1.0, whole genome shotgun sequence genome, TTTCAAACTCGTTCCTTTTCTCCTCGTGGAACTCTCTTCTGCGCTCATCTGCAGCTAGTACTTGTCTCTGCTCAGCTGTAAGTCACAACAGGTAATTAGATACACTTCAGACAGTGAGTATAAAAGTATCAAAAAAATGTCTTGATCTCCTGAATTCATCTTTACTCCTAAATGGAGACACTTAATATCTGAATAGCAAGTCACAGATGAATGCAGACTACAGTTTTAAAGActccagattttatttttttaaatattttatatattatattattttatatttttattattttgtttgtttattattatttattactatttttacttttattcttatttataattatattatatatttatattattttatttttatatttatttatatatatattaaaaaatatatatatttaattgtaTTAACCAATTGACTGAAGATCGTACAGATCAATTCAATTGACTCCAAATGTACCTTACATTAATTCAAGAGTTATTGATTTTAATAATCCAATTTGTGGTCAAGGACTATTTATACTTAGACACTGATGATCATTCATACAAAAGTAGTCTCAATAATCGACAATTTCATTCACTCAACAGTGGGACGACACTTTTTTTTAGGAGACTGCCGGTAACAGTGATCAGTAGATCTGAAGATTTGCTAATAACTAGCTTTGAAGGTAGCATTTCAAAGGGTCACAGAACAGAGCCTAGAGGAACCCCAATTGACAAAGAATTCACTGCGCACAATCATTTACTCTAAATCCTGTTCatgaaaaagaaacaagatTTCTTACGGAATTATTACAGTTAAAGTTTATGGCTTAACAAAAACTGCCGGAATTCGGTCGTCATTTCACTGCCTTGTCAAACTCAGCCAAATTTGCCGTACTATTTACACTCACATTAGCCCAGACCCAAAGTCTGGAGTCCGGTGGTGACCTCTGAACCACAGCGAGGGGTCTTACCCCCGCACTGCTTTTTACTCAAAACAGAAGCAACAAATCCTTCCTGTCGTTTCTACCCAAGGAATGCAAATCCCACAAGGTTAGCCGTTTGAGGACCAAATTTGCGAGGCCTTCAAGAAAAAGGGAAAACTTAACCATATTTATTTCCAACAATACATTGACCTCCAGTTTATGGGTCGCAGACTCCGTTTTCAGAACCACTGCGCTAGTTGGTTTTCAGCTGTAGTTCAAACACTAGCGTAAACAACCTGACCAGATTGCTAAAAGCTTGACTGGAGTTGAATTGCTTCTTCCCgttccaaaaaaaatgtttgagcgAGCGTTCATCTCAATCAGTCTTTCAGTCTCATTTCCCGCGGTGTCCAATTCAGAAGAAAAACATTCCCATCGTGTTCTCTCACATCCTCGCCATCCCTTCTCGCACTTGCGAACGTCAAACATCCAAGCGGCTGGGAATTTTCACAACGTCGAATATTCACAGCGATGTGTGTTAGGCCgagtatcagtggcgggcgggcCAGGCATTTAGATGGAAGGAATCACCCAGATTCTTTGATAGAAAAACGCAAAATCAACATTAGCTGGAGCTGTTCCTCTTCAATTCTTTTTAATAACGgtagcatttttatttgtaatggACAAATTTCAGCTCAGTGAATTGGTTGGAACAGATTTTGCTCTGCCTAGCCAATTAGGGGATGTCAGCTTTTGGAATTTCAAATCTAGTTAATGAACTGGTCGTACTGCCAAGCTTCACGAGCAACAGTGGTACTCACTGGGAAGATTTTATACACATTAGAGCAAAAAACGGAAGCTGCAATCCAATTTTGGGGGGTTGGGGGATTAGCATTCACATTCTGAAAGCAGCGTCGTCAATTCCAACGCCACAAAATCAAGAGAAGCTTGCAAATGTTGGACTCCTGTTTGTCCCTTGCATCCTGCTGCACCCAAGTGGTCCGCCGCTAAATAAGAAGGACATTGACCCCACATAACCATATTGACTGTGACGCATTTCCTCTATTAAATGCGTTGGAGGACAGCGTATATTGCGGTAACACACAACATAGACTTTATTCACAAATTATATAACTAGTGTTGACACGGTTTTAATAGAGTCAACGGCATTTTTCCTTTAGCTGTGAAGCCTGGATTTATTTCCTACCTCATCAACGTTGCAAAGCAAGATATTTAATGTCATTTCCTGGTAACTAATTTAATCTTGCATGTCATTAATTTTAAAGGGCAACGGAATTCAATAACAGTCAATAAAGTAAGGATTAAAGAGCTTGGATATGGTGCACATAGATGAATAATGCTGTACTGTACAAGCAACCAAGAAAACAGACAAAATTAGGAACTagcaaagttcttttttttccaccttgtaaaatgacatttgCAAACAAACAATTACAAAACTTAAGATGGtctatttttgcattgaaaattaAGTAATGAGAAAATTAAATTTTGCTTAAGCAGAACCAAACCTgtctaaaaatgtcattttgaccaagtattaaaaataaatattattacaTCAAACTTGAAGATCActgcagcaaaaaaataaataaaaaaagacttcaaCATAGTTTCTTAACACCAAAATGCCATGATTTTTAAGCCTAAGCAATCACTTCAGTTGTTTTGGATTGACCACTTTTTCAGTGACTCAAAACAAcatagatttgaaaaaataatgaaaaaaaacaatgtatagtAGCTAGCAACTGACCATTGACCTCATCGGGCGACTTGACCGCTCTCCTGCTGCGTCGCCGGAAGAAGTTTGAGGCGTCCGCCTCTTTCATAAAGATCCTCCTCAGGGGCCCTATGTTGATCAAGTATGGTGAGCAAGATCAGCCTTTTAAACTTTTCATCCCTTCAGTCCCCAATTTGTTACAAATTATTTTCCCGTCCAATGCCACTTTTTAGCAATCATGTTTAAATGCTTTTgggggcaattgtttaattctgcattattatttttttctccatatacCAATATATTTTCCAATGCCTGCTTAGGCATTGTTGCTAAATGTAAATTTACCTTTAAAGGCTTAAGGAGTACTGCTATGTGTACTGTTAAGCAAACTTTCTCATacaatcccccccccctccccaccactttttcgttttttgtttatttctttttgttgtatatagtccttattttctgttttccccaAAAGTATTTTCCTATTTCAatgcattcaattgatttgataTGCAGTTAAATTTTGTACTTggttatgaaataattccaactCTGCTTTACTGCATGCCATCATTTCTCATGAGTAGTACACATTCTTGGCTTATATACACCCCTCAAATttataatattgtttttatttgtactcATAATTGCTACCCTAATTTGCTGTATCCATGCTTAATTCACATGTACTCGTGTACAATATGCAACctcgatttttttatataatgctaatgaaaaaaaaagcatagtaCACTAGTTGTGAGAGTACAGTAAATAAAGTAGTTAGGAGAAGAGACAAAGTGATTGAGATTTTCACCTTGTGGCTCCTTAGCTCCTGTCTGGCTGCTGTTGGGCACAGCTGCACACTCGGCCTCTGGAGATACTTTATAAAGAACATAcgagaaaataataaaaggaaGTAGTAAATGTACTCACACAAATCAATTAGGTGAACTCTCTAATCCAAATTATAAAAGGCTGCCTCTAAAATGTGCTCCAGTGCAAAAGTAGAGAGAACTTTTATTGCCCCTTACATAGAATGCCCGTTTGTATGATTctgtacaaaaatataaaacccCAACATACACAAAACTGCCTAATATATAATCATTGAAGTGCACTATGCTCACCAGAAGTACAAAAAAGTATGCATGAGACTCACAGGAGAGTGCCACAAGCACAGTGAGGAGCACCACGAAGGTCCCACAGTTCCACGACATGTTCACTTCTTCATCCAAATTACACACTGATGCGAGAATACCAAGGGGCTGAGCATGTGAACATGGGAGGGCTGGCTCACAGTTGAAGGGAAGGAACATTAACTGAAAAAAGGGAGGGAATGCTCACACCTAGTTAGAAGTAAAATCCCAGACTGCAAATGATGAGAAGAGAACTTTTTACGTATATTTTTGGTTACATTAtaatgtataaatatacatatacatacatatatatagtatacataaacacatatatacacatatacatatatacacgtatacacatatacacatatatatactatacatgtatatgtatatatatatgtatatatatatatatatgtgtatatatatatatagatatagatatagatatatatatatatatatatatatatatatatatatatatatatatatatatatatatatatatatatatatatatatatatatatatatatatatatgtatgtatgtatgtataccagtggcgggcggtgcattttctggtagcgccttcaacgtatcaatccaaccctcaaaaactattttatggctatgaaacctctactgcagctacagctgcaacacataaaaaataatataaattaatgcacaaaaatgggtaaaatccacttcctagcagcattttatgattaaatacaaatactggagcttttcagacattaaaaccaggccagggggtgattttcccgggaaaagacagcgatgaacgtcaatggcgtacgggcaaacattgcccgaaaatggggtaaaatccagccgaaaacagcatttattgattaaatacaaatactggagctttttagacatcagaaccgggcccggagtattatttccccagtaaaaagacagcgatgaacgtcgatacgtccatacgtgaaatgacaaaaaatgcactaaaatactaaaatgaggtaaaatccacttcctatcatcatttattgattgaatacaaatactggagcttttgagacattacaaccaggccaggggggtgatttttcccggcaaaagacagcgatggacgtcaatggtgaaacgccaaaaattaaactggggtaaaatccacttcctagcagcattttgtgattaaatacaaacactggagcttaaatacaaacactggagcttttcagatatcagaacttggcctacaattgaaatattatttaggaatatagccatattt contains:
- the ucmab gene encoding upper zone of growth plate and cartilage matrix-associated protein, with translation MSWNCGTFVVLLTVLVALSLSPEAECAAVPNSSQTGAKEPQGPLRRIFMKEADASNFFRRRSRRAVKSPDEVNAEQRQVLAADERRREFHEEKRNEFESYVEEVDDEQNERSRESTEQWREFHYDGMHPPYEYNRQTI